The sequence ATTAGAAGAATTCTATGTAGGTGTACATCAACACTTAAAACAACTGATCTCCGCTGACAACTTTTTTATCGCTACTCTCGATGTCGCTTCAGGCACAATCGCTGTTCCTTTTTTTGCCGATGAAAAAGATGCTCATCCCGCACAACTTTATCCAGAGGAATCACTCTCTACTTTATTGCAGCAGGGATTAACAGGGTACGTATTCAGAACGGGTAGAGCACTCCTGTGTGACAATGATAAAGTTGATGAACTCATCGCGGCAGGTGAGATAGTGAACCTAGGTTCACCCTGCCACCTATGGCTCGGAGTGCCCATTAAACACGATGGTATAATGACTGGTGTATTAGTCGTACAAACCTATGATACAAATGTAAATTATGGTGATATTGAAGTCGAATTAATGACGTTTATTTGCCACCATATTGCCGGCGTAATGGAAAGGCTTAAACATCAAGAACAGTTAGAGCAGGCTATACAACAGCGCACCAAAGAACTTAGCCAAGCCTACGATAAACTCAAGCAAGAAGTATATGAAAGGCGCAGAGCTGAACGTCTACAAAAATCGTTGTTTGAAATAGCAGAACTTGCCAGTTCTGGCACGGACACCCCTGACTTTTACTCTCAACTACATAATGTTATTCGCCATTTAATACCCGCGAATAACTGCTATATTGCCTTACTCAATGAAGAAGAAACCCATCTCACCTTCCCTTTTTATGTATCACAACTAGGTAATAAGCATCCAGGAACTCGTCCACTACAAGATGGACTCACTGAATATGTGCTCAAACATAAACGCCCACTATTACTAGACCAAAATGATATTAATACCCTGATTACCAGTGGCGAGATCTATACCCAAGCACCCTCGTTAAACCACACACAGACGATGCATCAATGGATAGGTATTCCACTCTTTATCCATGATCAAGTCCGTGGCGCGCTAACCATTTATAGCTTTAGCATGACGCAGAATTATCAAATTAAGGATTTAGAGCTATTAACTTTCGTCTCACAACATATTGGTGCGGCGATTGAGAAAAAGCTTTCAGCAGAATCACTCCGTCGCAGTTATGAAGAACTTGAAGAAAAAGTCATCGCCAGAACAAAAGATTTAGCCGAGCTGAATAAAGACCTTGAGAAAGAGATCCTCCAACGTCGTAGTATGGAAGCAAAATTAGTTCACGATGCAAAGCACGATGCGCTTACGGGCCTCCCTAATCGTGCCATGTTTATGGAACGCTTAAATCAAGCAATCAAGCATGTTAGGCGCCACAGCCTCGAACAATTTGCCTTATTGTTTATCGATCTCGACCGCTTTAAACAGATAAACGACACTCTGGGCCATCTTGAAGGCGACCGATTCTTAATCGAAACAGCAAGTCGCCTGAGATCCTGTATTCGCGATAACGATACCTTAGCCAGACTCGGTGGTGACGAGTTTGTTATTCTACTCGATAGCATTAACAGTATTAATGATGCCAAAGATATATCCGAACGAGTCATCCAAACCATTTCTCAATCTTACAAACTAGGCTCAGTAGAATTTAACTCTGGTGCCAGTATTGGCATAACTGTCAGTGGTAATCATAAATTCGATACCAGTGAATCTATGTTGCGCAATGCAGATATGGCTATGTATCAAGCAAAGGCAAATGGCAAAGGTTGCTATGTTATTTTTGACGATAGTTCGTCACAACAAGCTATGCAAGATGCGGCATTTGAAAATGACTTTAGACGAGCATTGCAGCAATCTGAGCTACAACTGAATTATCTCCCTATTGTGGACTTAAATACTCAAGAAGTTTATGCATTAGAAAGCTGCCTATTTTGGGAGCATCCCCTACGAGGTACGGTACAACAGGAGCAGCTTAATGCCCTTGCTGAGCAAACGAATCTTATTGTAGAGCTAGATAAATACACCTTAGCAGCCGTGAATAGAACCTATCCACAATTACTTAGAAGCTATGGAGATAAACTTAATCTGCATGTGATGCTATCTAGCCAACATATAAAGCATAAGCATGTACTTCGTAGTCTAAAAAATGTTCTCAAGCAAACTCAACTTAATCTAAGTCGTTTATGGTTATTCTTTAGTGAAAAGGCATTAGTTCAGGAAACTGAAAACCATATTAATGGTTTTGAACTACTTGATAAACTTGGCGTTAATCTTGGAATAAGCCACTATGGCAGTGGTCATAGCGCACTAAACAACCTGCTATTTTTACCCATAAAAGGGTTAAAACTCGATGCCAATATCACCCAACAGCTAGTGGATGAACAACACATTAAGTTGATATCTGCCTATCAAAAAGCGGCGTCAACATTAGGATTACAAACCTTTGTAGATGGGATTAAAAGCCAAGAACAAATCCGCATATTTAGCTCATTGGGTTATCAGTTTGGCCAAGGAATAGCCTTAGCTGAAACCTTTTCGCTAGCGGATAATCAGCAACAAGATTGTGCTTAAACATGTACGATAACAACAAATCGATATAGCGTGCGCTCACTTTTTAAACATATCCCTTAGATTAGCAATGTGGCTTCGCCCCGTTTGTATGCGCTCTTGCTCTGTTTGCTGTGGTTTACGATTTTCCCACACAAGGTCATCTTGTGGTAATTCCAACAAGAAGCGACTCGGCTCGCAACGCATAGTTTCACCAAACTGGCGCCTTTCACGGCAAAGCGTAAACCAAAGCTCACGTTGAGCTCGGGTGATACCCACATACGCCAAACGACGCTCCTCATCGATATTGTCTTCATCTATGCTGGTTTGATGGGGCAAGATCCGCTCCTCTACGCCAACCATAAATACATAGGGAAACTCTAAGCCCTTTGAAGCATGCAAAGTCATCAACTGAACCTGATCACCCCCCTCATCCTCACTATTACGCTCCATCATATCCCTAAGCGTTAGTCGATTAACCACATCGGGTAAGGTCATAGGTTCATCAAGCTCATCGCCAGCAAGCATCTCTGTGACCCAACGATACAACTCTGAGATATTTTTCATCCGCATTTCAGCGGCCTTAGCACTGGTGCTAGTTTCATATAGATAATCTTCGTAATTGATTTTACGAATTAATTGCTTCACCGCCTCTACAGGCTCACCGCGCTGTGCTTGATCGCCTGTTTCCACGATAAAACGCCCAAACTGATACAAAGATGACATAGCCGCTGGCGGAAGATGGTGATTGAGTTCAGG is a genomic window of Shewanella putrefaciens containing:
- a CDS encoding sensor domain-containing phosphodiesterase yields the protein MFKDEDETTQSSTLRVERLKKRIIRLKYLAHKYKRAEIIQNALLELSNIATQVSSLEEFYVGVHQHLKQLISADNFFIATLDVASGTIAVPFFADEKDAHPAQLYPEESLSTLLQQGLTGYVFRTGRALLCDNDKVDELIAAGEIVNLGSPCHLWLGVPIKHDGIMTGVLVVQTYDTNVNYGDIEVELMTFICHHIAGVMERLKHQEQLEQAIQQRTKELSQAYDKLKQEVYERRRAERLQKSLFEIAELASSGTDTPDFYSQLHNVIRHLIPANNCYIALLNEEETHLTFPFYVSQLGNKHPGTRPLQDGLTEYVLKHKRPLLLDQNDINTLITSGEIYTQAPSLNHTQTMHQWIGIPLFIHDQVRGALTIYSFSMTQNYQIKDLELLTFVSQHIGAAIEKKLSAESLRRSYEELEEKVIARTKDLAELNKDLEKEILQRRSMEAKLVHDAKHDALTGLPNRAMFMERLNQAIKHVRRHSLEQFALLFIDLDRFKQINDTLGHLEGDRFLIETASRLRSCIRDNDTLARLGGDEFVILLDSINSINDAKDISERVIQTISQSYKLGSVEFNSGASIGITVSGNHKFDTSESMLRNADMAMYQAKANGKGCYVIFDDSSSQQAMQDAAFENDFRRALQQSELQLNYLPIVDLNTQEVYALESCLFWEHPLRGTVQQEQLNALAEQTNLIVELDKYTLAAVNRTYPQLLRSYGDKLNLHVMLSSQHIKHKHVLRSLKNVLKQTQLNLSRLWLFFSEKALVQETENHINGFELLDKLGVNLGISHYGSGHSALNNLLFLPIKGLKLDANITQQLVDEQHIKLISAYQKAASTLGLQTFVDGIKSQEQIRIFSSLGYQFGQGIALAETFSLADNQQQDCA